A part of Rhinolophus ferrumequinum isolate MPI-CBG mRhiFer1 chromosome 11, mRhiFer1_v1.p, whole genome shotgun sequence genomic DNA contains:
- the MYOD1 gene encoding myoblast determination protein 1, whose amino-acid sequence MELLSPPLRDVDLTGPDGSLCNFATTDDFYDDPCFDSPDLRFFEDLDPRLVHVGALLKPEEPSHFPAAVHPAPGAREDEHVRAPSGHHQAGRCLLWACKACKRKTTNADRRKAATMRERRRLSKVNEAFETLKRCTSSNPNQRLPKVEILRNAIRYIEGLQELLRDQDAAPPGAAAAFYAPGPLPPGRGGEHYSGDSDASSPRSNCSDGMMDYSGPPSGVRRRNCYDGTYYSEAPSEPRPGKNAAVSSLDCLSSIVERISTDSPTAPALLLADAPPALSPGPHEAAAPSEGDRSAPTPTPDAAPQCPAGANPNRIYQVL is encoded by the exons ATGGAGCTCCTGTCGCCGCCACTCCGCGACGTAGACTTGACTGGCCCCGACGGCTCTCTTTGCAACTTTGCCACAACGGACGACTTCTACGATGACCCGTGTTTCGACTCCCCGGACCTGCGCTTCTTCGAGGACCTGGACCCGCGCCTCGTGCACGTGGGCGCGCTCCTAAAGCCCGAGGAGCCATCGCATTTCCCCGCGGCCGTGCACCCGGCCCCCGGCGCGCGCGAGGACGAGCATGTGCGCGCGCCCAGCGGGCACCACCAGGCGGGTCGCTGTCTACTGTGGGCCTGCAAGGCATGCAAGCGCAAGACCACCAACGCTGACCGCCGCAAGGCCGCCACCATGCGCGAGCGGCGCCGCCTGAGCAAAGTCAACGAAGCCTTCGAGACGCTCAAGCGCTGCACGTCTAGCAATCCTAACCAGCGTCTGCCCAAGGTGGAGATCCTGCGCAACGCAATCCGTTATATCGAAGGCCTGCAGGAGCTGCTGCGCGACCAGGACGCCGCGCCCCCTGGCGCCGCTGCCGCCTTCTACGCGCCCGGCCCGTTGCCCCCCGGCCGCGGCGGTGAGCACTACAGCGGCGACTCGGACGCGTCCAGCCCGCGCTCCAACTGCTCCGACGGCATG ATGGACTACAGCGGCCCCCCAAGCGGTGTCCGGCGGCGGAACTGCTACGACGGCACCTACTACAGCGAGGCGCCCAGCG AACCCAGGCCCGGGAAGAACGCTGCGGTATCGAGCCTTGACTGCCTGTCCAGCATCGTGGAGCGCATCTCCACCGACAGCCCCACTGCGCCCGCGCTTCTGCTGGCCGACGCGCCGCCGGCGTTGTCTCCCGGCCCACACGAGGCCGCCGCCCCGAGCGAGGGCGATCGCAGcgcccccacccctacccccgaCGCCGCTCCTCAGTGCCCCGCGGGCGCCAACCCCAACCGGATCTACCAGGTGCTCTGA